One genomic region from Pseudorca crassidens isolate mPseCra1 chromosome 11, mPseCra1.hap1, whole genome shotgun sequence encodes:
- the YARS2 gene encoding tyrosine--tRNA ligase, mitochondrial isoform X2, whose amino-acid sequence MAAPILRCISRGQGLGTLGLSGVLPLGLREAHSGAQGLLAMQKARGLFKEFFPERGTKTELPELFDRGTAGSFPQTIYCGFDPTADSLHVGHLLALLGLFHFQRAGHNVIALVGGATARLGDPSGRTKEREALEAERVQSNARALRQGLKALAANHQQLFANGRTWGSFTVLDNSAWYQKQDVVDFLAAVGGHFRMGTLLSRLSVQTRLKSSEGMSLAEFLYQVLQAYDFYYLFQHYRCRVQLGGSDQLGNIMSGYEFIHKLTGEDVFGISVPLITSTTGAKLGKSAGNAVWLNRDKTSPFELYQFFVRQQDDLVERYLKLFTFLPLPEIDHIMQLHVKEPEKRGPQKRLATEVTKLVHGQEGLDSAKRYRMITEGGVSINHRQVTNPESVLVVGQHILKNGLSLLKIGKRNFYIIKWLQL is encoded by the exons ATGGCGGCGCCCATCTTGCGGTGCATTTCCCGTGGCCAGGGGCTTGGTACCCTAGGCCTGTCAGGAGTCTTACCCCTGGGGCTGCGTGAGGCCCACTCGGGCGCTCAGGGGTTGCTGGCGATGCAGAAGGCTCGGGGCCTGTTCAAGGAGTTCTTCCCTGAGAGGGGTACGAAGACAGAGCTCCCAGAGCTCTTCGACCGTGGCACGGCGGGCAGTTTTCCCCAGACCATCTACTGCGGCTTCGACCCCACGGCCGACTCGCTTCATGTGGGGCATCTGCTGGCACTATTGGGCCTGTTTCACTTCCAGCGAGCGGGCCACAACGTGATCGCCCTGGTGGGCGGTGCCACGGCGCGCCTGGGAGACCCGAGCGGCCGTACCAAGGAGCGCGAGGCGCTGGAAGCAGAGCGCGTGCAAAGCAACGCGCGCGCCCTGCGCCAAGGGCTCAAAGCCTTGGCGGCTAATCACCAGCAGCTCTTCGCTAATGGGCGGACCTGGGGCAGCTTCACCGTGCTGGACAACTCGGCGTGGTACCAGAAGCAGGACGTGGTGGACTTCCTAGCGGCAGTGGGCGGCCATTTCCGCATGGGCACGCTGCTAAGCCGGCTGAGCGTGCAGACTCGGCTCAAGAGCTCCGAAGGCATGAGTTTGGCCGAGTTTCTATACCAGGTGCTCCAGGCCTATGATTTCTACTACCTGTTCCAGCATTATAGATGCCGGGTCCAGCTGGGTGGATCTGATCAGCTGGGCAATATCATGTCCGGATACGAGTTCATCCATAA GTTGACTGGAGAAGATGTATTTGGAATCTCTGTTCCTCTAATTACAAGTACAACTGGAGCAAAACTGGGAAAGTCTGCTGGCAATGCTGTGTGGCTAAACAGAGATAAGACATCTCCTTTTGAATTGTATCAATTTTTTGTCAGGCAGCAAGATGATTTGGTAGAAAG GTACCTGAAGCTCTTCACTTTTCTGCCCCTTCCAGAGATTGACCACATAATGCAGCTGCATGTCAAAGAGCCAGAAAAGCGGGGTCCTCAGAAACGACTTGCTACAGAAGTAACAAAGCTTGTTCATGGACAAGAAGGGCTGGACTCTGCTAAAAG gtatcGGATGATAACAGAAGGTGGAGTCAGTATAAATCACAGACAAGTAACAAATCCTGAGAGTGTTTTAGTTGTTGGACAACATATTCTTAAGAATGGGCTTTCGTTacttaaaataggaaaaaggaaCTTCTACATTATAAAATGGCTTCAGCTATGA
- the YARS2 gene encoding tyrosine--tRNA ligase, mitochondrial isoform X1: MAAPILRCISRGQGLGTLGLSGVLPLGLREAHSGAQGLLAMQKARGLFKEFFPERGTKTELPELFDRGTAGSFPQTIYCGFDPTADSLHVGHLLALLGLFHFQRAGHNVIALVGGATARLGDPSGRTKEREALEAERVQSNARALRQGLKALAANHQQLFANGRTWGSFTVLDNSAWYQKQDVVDFLAAVGGHFRMGTLLSRLSVQTRLKSSEGMSLAEFLYQVLQAYDFYYLFQHYRCRVQLGGSDQLGNIMSGYEFIHKLTGEDVFGISVPLITSTTGAKLGKSAGNAVWLNRDKTSPFELYQFFVRQQDDLVERYLKLFTFLPLPEIDHIMQLHVKEPEKRGPQKRLATEVTKLVHGQEGLDSAKRCTQALYHSSIEALEVMSDQELKELFKEASFSELVLDPGTSVLDTCRKANAIPGGPRGYRMITEGGVSINHRQVTNPESVLVVGQHILKNGLSLLKIGKRNFYIIKWLQL, encoded by the exons ATGGCGGCGCCCATCTTGCGGTGCATTTCCCGTGGCCAGGGGCTTGGTACCCTAGGCCTGTCAGGAGTCTTACCCCTGGGGCTGCGTGAGGCCCACTCGGGCGCTCAGGGGTTGCTGGCGATGCAGAAGGCTCGGGGCCTGTTCAAGGAGTTCTTCCCTGAGAGGGGTACGAAGACAGAGCTCCCAGAGCTCTTCGACCGTGGCACGGCGGGCAGTTTTCCCCAGACCATCTACTGCGGCTTCGACCCCACGGCCGACTCGCTTCATGTGGGGCATCTGCTGGCACTATTGGGCCTGTTTCACTTCCAGCGAGCGGGCCACAACGTGATCGCCCTGGTGGGCGGTGCCACGGCGCGCCTGGGAGACCCGAGCGGCCGTACCAAGGAGCGCGAGGCGCTGGAAGCAGAGCGCGTGCAAAGCAACGCGCGCGCCCTGCGCCAAGGGCTCAAAGCCTTGGCGGCTAATCACCAGCAGCTCTTCGCTAATGGGCGGACCTGGGGCAGCTTCACCGTGCTGGACAACTCGGCGTGGTACCAGAAGCAGGACGTGGTGGACTTCCTAGCGGCAGTGGGCGGCCATTTCCGCATGGGCACGCTGCTAAGCCGGCTGAGCGTGCAGACTCGGCTCAAGAGCTCCGAAGGCATGAGTTTGGCCGAGTTTCTATACCAGGTGCTCCAGGCCTATGATTTCTACTACCTGTTCCAGCATTATAGATGCCGGGTCCAGCTGGGTGGATCTGATCAGCTGGGCAATATCATGTCCGGATACGAGTTCATCCATAA GTTGACTGGAGAAGATGTATTTGGAATCTCTGTTCCTCTAATTACAAGTACAACTGGAGCAAAACTGGGAAAGTCTGCTGGCAATGCTGTGTGGCTAAACAGAGATAAGACATCTCCTTTTGAATTGTATCAATTTTTTGTCAGGCAGCAAGATGATTTGGTAGAAAG GTACCTGAAGCTCTTCACTTTTCTGCCCCTTCCAGAGATTGACCACATAATGCAGCTGCATGTCAAAGAGCCAGAAAAGCGGGGTCCTCAGAAACGACTTGCTACAGAAGTAACAAAGCTTGTTCATGGACAAGAAGGGCTGGACTCTGCTAAAAG GTGTACACAAGCCCTTTATCATAGCAGCATAGAGGCACTGGAGGTCATGTCTGATCAAGAGTTAAAAGAATTGTTTAAAGAAGCTTCATTTTCTGAATTAGTTCTTGACCCTGGAACAAGTGTCCTAGATACGTGCCGCAAAGCAAATGCCATTCCAGGTGGTCCCCGAGG gtatcGGATGATAACAGAAGGTGGAGTCAGTATAAATCACAGACAAGTAACAAATCCTGAGAGTGTTTTAGTTGTTGGACAACATATTCTTAAGAATGGGCTTTCGTTacttaaaataggaaaaaggaaCTTCTACATTATAAAATGGCTTCAGCTATGA